One part of the Muntiacus reevesi chromosome 20, mMunRee1.1, whole genome shotgun sequence genome encodes these proteins:
- the LOC136151647 gene encoding histone H2B type 1-A-like, whose product MPELTTKGTAISKKGFKKAVTKTQKKEGKKRKRCRKESFSVYIYKVLKQVHPDTGISSKAMSIMNSFVSDIFERIAGEASRLAHYNKRCTITSREIQTAVRLMLPGELAKHAVSEGTKAVTKYTSCK is encoded by the coding sequence ATGCCAGAGCTGACTACAAAGGGCACTGCCATTTCTAAAAAAGGCTTCAAGAAAGCTGTAACTAAAACccagaagaaggaagggaaaaagcgGAAGAGATGTCGGAAAGAGAGCTTTTCAGTTTACATCTACAAGGTGTTGAAGCAAGTTCACCCAGATACGGGCATCTCTTCAAAGGCTATGAGCATCATGAATTCCTTTGTCAGTGACATTTTCGAGCGCATAGCAGGTGAGGCGTCGCGACTGGCACATTATAACAAGCGCTGCACTATCACGTCCAGGGAGATCCAGACGGCCGTGCGCCTGATGCTACCTGGGGAGCTGGCCAAACACGCAGTGTCCGAGGGCACCAAGGCTGTCACCAAGTACACCAGCTGCAAGTAA